From the uncultured Methanomethylovorans sp. genome, the window TTCAGTATAACCTACAAAGCTTTCACCCGCATGTACTATCAAGATCAATACACTCGATTCAAGTTTCAGGATTTGACTAAGTTCATCTACATTGAATTTATCATCGACAGAAAAATGATGTTTTGTTATGGGAAGAGGTGGCATGATAATCTCAAATATCAGATTGTCGATGTCATGAAATATAACCATGCCTGTAAATGATCGTAATTTTTCCATTATCTGTTTACTATTATCGCTAAAATGCTGAAGGAAACCCATATCCACATCTTCTACCTTATAGTTTTGAGGAAGATACATAGAGATAAATGTATGTTTTACAGAATGCATAGAGCTTAGTATAGAGAGTATTTGGCGTATTTCATGCAAGTTCAATGATGCTGGCGAAGGAATGGAGATATTTTCTTCTTCCGCTGTTTGCAACTGAAATTGCTCGGTTAGAGTTGTTACTCTTGCTTCTGCTTTGTTAAGTGCTTCTTCAGCGATCTGTTTTGAAGAAACAGCATTTCTTTGGATTTCCTTGCATTTTTCCAACTGGACATTCAACCGATTGTTATCAGCCTTAAGTTCGGATATATCAGACTGAAGCCTCTTCATCTCTTCTTCGAGTTTTTCCTTACCTGAATACCTGCCAATAAATGAGGTTATATTGTCTAGCACACGGTCCTTTTCGTTCATTGAGACTATAAAAAGATGCCGGCCTTTAAAAGATAATCTCCATGCACATAGCTGTATGATATCTATGAAAGAAACGATTTTGTAATCGCAGATGCATTAAAAATAGAAAAAAGGCTGCAATAATGCAGTCTTAAAATTATTCAAGATATATAGCTGGTCTCATTGGAACTGCAAATCTGGACTTCTTCTCCGGGTCATAGTCCGGCGAATCTGCACCATAAACTTCTACGGCACAGTAAAACTCTTTTTCAAAGAAGCTCTGGTTTTCTCTGAGGATTGCCAGCTCATCCAGCTCATAACCATCGAACATCTCTAAACGTTCGACTTTCATGCTGGTTATATCGGGCACAATCTTCTGTACGAACTTTGGTATTTCTTTTCCATATGCCCTGTTCGCAGGTTCTGCCATAAGGGTCTTGATGAGGTTACCAGGATTAAGACATCCTTCGGCCTGCATCTTTAGAGCCATCTGGAATGTTTTTGTCTTCCATGTTGCAGATGTGTACAACACTACCTTTTTTGGCGTCATTTTTGTGACCTTTAATATTTCCTCTATGTCTTCCAGGGTGTTGTCCACAAGTTCTTCTGCAAGCTCTGCATTGCTGTTAAGCAGCCCCGCATCAAATGTCGGATACGGAGCAAGGGATACAATATCATTACCTTTATGTCCCAGTGCCTGCCATATCTCCTCACATACATGCGGTATGAAAGGTGTCATCAAGCGCACCCAAGTATCCAGCATGTCATAGAGCAGGTTACTACCTCCCCTTTTCTGATACCACTTTATATCGTTGAGCAGCAGGAAGAATGCATTTTGCAGGGCACTGCGTGTCCTCAGGGACATCATATCGTTGTTCGTTTCTCTGATGCGCTGTTGCAGACGGCTAAGCATCCATCTGTCTATAAGTTTCAGTTCTCCGCACAAGCCGCATACGACACCGGATTCAATGATCTCTCTGGCAAAGGAGTAGAACCTTTCCACCTGTTTCTTTGCGGCTTCGACACCACTGTTCCTCCAGTCAGCATCCTGTGTCTGTTCGGCACTTGAAAGGATGTACATGCGGGCTATATCTGCACCATATTCATCCACTGCAGTCCTCAGAGTAAGCAGCGGACCTTTTGATTTACTCATTTTTTGCCCTTCAAGGGACACGAAACCATTGACTGCAAGGGCCCGAGGCCACTTCTCCTCATCAAATATGGCTACGTGGTGGAAGAGGAAGAAGAGTAAGTGATTTGGCACAAGGTCTTTACCTGAAGATCTGAGGTCAACAGGATACCAGTAATCTATGTCTTTTTTCATCTGTGCTATTAGTTGCTCATCAAGACCTGTATCAGCAGCAGTTTGCTGTACAGTACCCTTTCCAAGTAGCACGTAATCGAAAAGTTGAGGAGTAAGATGTTCCGGTCCAATACCGCGGGCAAAGAACTTGTTGGTGATATAATATGTCATATAGATGGTAGAATCGCCAAGCGACTCAATCAGCCATTGATCGTCAAAAGGCAGATGTGTGCCAAGACCCTTTTTCCTTGCACATGCTTTGTCCTTGAGCCAATCGACTTTGTTGTTGAATTCCAATCTATAATCTTCAGGAATGATCTCCATTTTCTCAATGCATCTGTAAACTTTATCCTTCCACTCTGGATTAGAATAGTTGAGGAACCATTGGCCTTCAACCATATTTACCACACAGGGCGTTCCGCAGCGGCATACAACCGGTTCGCTGAACTCATAGAATACTTCTCCTATACCCTGGCTTATAAGATCCCGGGTGAGTACATCCTTGATTTTGGAAACTGCAATTCCAGCATACTTTCCAGTATTCTCTTTGAGGATTCCGCCATGGAATTCTCTTCTGTATACCATCTTGGTGGCCTCTTCAGCTTTCGGATCTTTCTGATCCATCACACCAAGCTGTTGCACAGCTTCTACAGCAGGATACTCCCCGAATTCCTTGGCTGCTATCAGAGAAATTAATTTTATATTGCGCAGGTCTTCCTTGATCCCATATTCTGAAAGGTCTTTTTCATAGAGGTCCTTCAATGCAAGGTAATCATAAGGTGCATGTGCAGGCACACTCATCACAATTCCGCTACCATTCTCTCCCCTTACAAATGAGGCAGGCAATGTAATAACATCATTGCTTGTAAGCGGATTCTTCACCTTGATACCTATTAGGGATGTAGATGGCACGTTCTCTACAAATTCTACTTTCCTATCAGTGAAAGTGAGTTTCCTGTAAGCTTCCTTGCTTACGACCCAGAATTCTGTTTTTCCATCCTTTTCCACTTTGATCTTCACATGCTCTATATTAGGATTGATCCATAGGTTCGTAACACCAAAAATAGTCTCAGGGCGCAGGGTCGCACAAGGCAGTACTACGCCATCATGCTGGAATTTAACAAAAGTATAATCTACGATAGTTGCCTCTTCACCATGCAGGATATCGTGATCTTCAACTGGGTTATTGTCGTTCGGACACCACTTGACCGGATGTGATCCCTTCACGATGAGTCCCTTTTCATACAACAGGTTGAACTGCCATTCAATGAACTTTTTGTAAGTTGGGTCAGTGGTGGTGAATTTGCGTCTCCAGTCAATAGAGTAACCAATAGAACGCATAGCCTTTTCAGCTTCTTTACTGAAGTACTCTACTATTTTCTCAGGAATGACCAGTGTTTCCAGAATATCTATAGGTATACCATGCAGTTCTGTATATACCTTCATGGTCTGAGTGTCACGGTTAGCTATCAATTCGGCAAGACCTACAATAGGTGTTCCTGTTACATGGAAACCCATAGGAAAAAGCACGTTATATCCCTGCATTCGTTTATATCGTGCTATAACGTCCCCTATGGTAAAGGTCCGGGTGTGTCCTGCATGTAAATTACCGTTGAGATAGGGGTAGGGTATTGTTATGAAGAACTTTTCTCTCTCATCTGGCTCAGGCTGAAAGACCTTTGTATCATCCCATGTCTTCTGCCATTTTCTTTCTATCTCGCACGGTATGTAATCCTGTTCCATGGTTACGCCTTTCCAGTACACCTGTTTTGATATTCAGTCAGTAATTCCATCTGGAATTCATTGAATACCTTATTTATATGTTGATTACCACCTAAATAACTTACATCCACATAAAGCCTACTCTTTTTAGTGGTCCATTCAGCAGAACGATTCTCGGCATATTGTGCAAAGATAAATAGTCAAAACTAAGTACAACGAGTAGGGTCGTTTTTTGATTAGTGTTCTCAGCTTCGAAGTTGCAGTTTTTCACCGCAGCATGGACAGTTGATGTTGCCTTCATCACAATGCTCGCAAGGGGTCACAACTTCAAGCTCGAATCCGCAGCTTTCACATAAGTAGTGTTCCCCTATCTGCATATCACATATCTTCATTTTCTCCCCAAAGAAAAGTTGCTTCGAAGAGTACTTATAATTTTTCCTGGTATCTACTAACATACCGTTATGCTTATTCTTAAAGAACTGAATTTAGCTCCATGCAAGTTGAGTTTCTAAGTGGCTGTATTTTCATAGAAGATCTGAAGGCATTTCTCAGGACAACCGCAGACATATCAAAGGCAAATAGTTGCATAATTCAGGCTATCAATGCAGATAAGATCGCGGGTGAAAAACACTTACGGTTTGCCGTTGCAAAAGCGCTCAGGGCATTCGAGCAGGAAAGAAATGCTGCAAAGGACATGGGTATTGAGATAATGCGTTATGCATCCGGGAAGCGCCAGATTGAAGAGGCATTTTCCATGGGTGTACATCAAGGCCAGAATAATGTTGTTTTCGTAGTGATAGGTGAAGCAGATTCTGTTCCTATATGTTTGGATATACTTAAAGAGATGGTCGTGCCTTCCGATATCATTCAATATCTGCTATCCAAAAGAGAAGAAATAATCATGCAATTTGGAATCACCACAGATGAGATCGCAGTCGTCGGCGAGCAGATGATCCCGGAACTTGTGATCGAACGAGTGGCACTTGTGGATGTATTGAAGTAATGACTCTACGAAATAGTAATATATGAATGGACAGTAGACTTGCAATTATTAATAAGTTAATGACATTAGATATAATTGTAGACCTTATTATATGGGAGGGTTCTAATTATGCCACATAAGAAAAAAGCAGAAGGGATGATCAAATGCGCAGGGCTTATAGAATGTGCCCTGTTACCAAGACTTCTTCAGGTTACAGAAGCTGCAGCCATAGCAGCATCTTATCAGATGGGCAGAGGAGACAAGCATTATGCTGATCAGGTATCAGTGGAAGCCATGCGCAGGACTTTGAATTACCTTGATATGAAAGGAATCATAAAGATCGGTGAAGGAGAAAGGGACGAGGCACCGATGCTGTACATAGGCGAACAGGTAGGTACTTGGGAGGGAGATCTGGAAGTGGATATTGCTGTGGATCCACTTGAAGGCACTAATCTGGCGGCCAATGGCACTCCAGGCGCTATATCTGTGATGGCAATGGCTGAAAGAGGTGGCCTTTTCCATGGTCCTGACATCTATATGGATAAAATAGTGGTAGGTCCGGAGGTCGTGAGGTATGAAAGGCTGCATCCTGAAGATAGTATAAATCTTGATGCTCCTGTTATCGATAACCTTGAAATAGTCGCAAAGGCGCTTAATCGTAATATCGACGAGCTGGTCGTTGTCATCCTTGACAGATCAAGGCATGAGGCTAAGATAGAAGAGATCAGAAAAACAGGTGCGAGGGTCAATCTGATCACTGATGGTGACTTGATGCCAGGAGTTGCCACAGCCATACGCGGTTCAGGTGTTCATGTGGTCATGGGCGCTGGAGGTTCAGGGGAGGCAGTTCTCACTGCTGCTGCTCTTAAGATCCTGGGTGGCAAGATACTTGCAAGGCTTGTATTACCTACAGTTGCCAATGGCAAGTCTGAAGAAGCTATAGCCAATGAAAAAGCTGAAAAGATGCCAAGGCTTGAAAAGATGGGTATTACAGAAAAGAACATGAACGATGTGCTTGACATCAACAAGCTTGTTCCTGGAAATGATGTGATCTTTTCTGCAACAGGTGTGACTCCGGGTACTCTCCTAAAAGGTGTGAACCTCTTTGGAGAAGGCGATGCAAGAGTTCACAGTCTGACCATGGGCAGTTCAGGTGTGGTAAAATTTACAGATACCATCTACATACATGATAAAGAGGTCACTCCTCTTCGGTTCGTTTAAATAATGAAAGTCCACGTATCGACATTTGGTTGTTCTGCTAACCAGGCTTCTGCAGAGGTCATGATGGCGACCATCAGAAGCCTGGGTCATGAACTGGTATCTGAGAAAAATGCCGACGTAGTAGTACTCAACACCTGTACTGTAAAGTATTCTACTGAACAGAAGATCCTGCATAAGATCTGGGAGCTGGGGGAAAAAGGCAGAGAAGTAGTAGTAGCTGGCTGTATGCCTGAAGTGCAGCTTGAGGATATCATCCATAATAATCCTGCTGCTCACATTTTGGGTGTCAATTCCATCTCAAGGATAGGGGATATCTTGAATTCAATTGCTTCACCGGAGATTTCTTCACAAAATACTTCTCGACAGGCTTTACATGTGTTTTCTCATGAACCTCAAGGTTTCATTAATGTGCCAAGATTCAGGTTCAATTCTAATATCCATATCTGTCAGCTTTCCCAGGGATGCAACAATGCATGTTCCTATTGTATAGTCAGGTTCGTAAGAGGCCCACTGAGGTCTTTTAATCCAGATCCCATTGTAGAGGATATACGACAAGGAGTTGCTGAAGGATGCAGGGAAATATGGCTTACTTCACAGGATAATGCTCAATATGGTATGGATCTAGGATATCAGCTTCCTCAGCTTCTTGAGAGAATATGCGATATACCAGGCGATTTTAAGGTACGTGTGGGCATGATGAACCCCTTTTCTGTGCTCCCTATACTGGATGAATTATTGAACGCTTTTGAGCACGACAAAATCTACAAGTTAGTTCATTTGCCGATACAATCAGCATCAAACGATGTTCTGAAAAAAATGAACAGGTTTCATTCTATAGAAGAGGCAAATCATCTAATCAGTTGTTTCAGAGATCGTTTTGATGATCTTACTCTGTTTACTGATATCATCGTAGGTTTTCCAGGGGAGAAGGATACTGATTTCATGAAAACAGTTGAATGGGTGAAAGAGTACAGGCCAGAAAAGGTTAACATTTCAAGGTATACTCCCCGTCCGCATACAAAGGCGCTTGAATACCGTAACATTGATTCGCGTATAGTCGCGCAGCGTTCTAATGAACTGCATTCTGTATGTGAAAAAGTCAAAATAGCTGTCAGAAAGAGTATGATGGGATGGACTGGCCGGGTCTTTATTTCTAAAGAGGCTAAAGTTAAAGGTCTCATGGCACGGACGGCATCCTATAAACCAGTGGTAATTCCGGAATCATCTGCCATCCCTGGAAGCTATTGTGAGGTTGAGATATTCGATGCGACCCCTGGATATTTCCTGGGAAGAGTCAATTTAAATCAAAATAATTTTTAATCAGATTGATATTTCATTCTTCCCACAATTGTTTTATCATACAATTTTACGATATCACTGCGCGTGATAATTCCAAGTATTTGTTTGTTGTCTTCCCTTGATACTACAGGAAGCCTGCCTATATCTTTTGTTGCAAGGCGCTGAAGTACAGTGTTCAAAGATTCGTCTGGGTACGCAACAACTAAATTTGAAGTGGCAATCTCACCGATGGTTTTGTCATTTTCTCCCTGTTTTACCTTGTCCCGAATGTCTTTTAAGGTTACTACACCCCACAACTTGCCTTCAGAATCCATCACGGGAAATCCTATATGACGGCTGGATTGCATGAGGGCGTTGAGTGCCTCTACTTTTTTGTTCATAGAAATGGTTTGCACTTCTCTTTTCATGGCATCGGCAACTTTTAATGACTCCATTATGTCCACTTCTTTTCCTTTTCGTATGGTGAATCCGCGTCTTCGCAGTGATTCAGTAAAAATGGACTCTGGATGAAGAGCACTTGAAATAAGATTACTCAACACGCATGCAAGCATTATTGGAAGCACAAGATTATAATCATGTGTCAGTTCAAAA encodes:
- a CDS encoding Vms1/Ankzf1 family peptidyl-tRNA hydrolase → MNEKDRVLDNITSFIGRYSGKEKLEEEMKRLQSDISELKADNNRLNVQLEKCKEIQRNAVSSKQIAEEALNKAEARVTTLTEQFQLQTAEEENISIPSPASLNLHEIRQILSILSSMHSVKHTFISMYLPQNYKVEDVDMGFLQHFSDNSKQIMEKLRSFTGMVIFHDIDNLIFEIIMPPLPITKHHFSVDDKFNVDELSQILKLESSVLILIVHAGESFVGYTEDGEHLIESQIIRSSVKAKHTKGGFSQRRFERLRDEDIAHHVEKVCVAIVEIFEDIGKEPDYVLVSGDIQLARAALENVDLKSNVIEHSVDIHIGKNNPDTILLKSLACRRYKL
- the leuS gene encoding leucine--tRNA ligase, which encodes MEQDYIPCEIERKWQKTWDDTKVFQPEPDEREKFFITIPYPYLNGNLHAGHTRTFTIGDVIARYKRMQGYNVLFPMGFHVTGTPIVGLAELIANRDTQTMKVYTELHGIPIDILETLVIPEKIVEYFSKEAEKAMRSIGYSIDWRRKFTTTDPTYKKFIEWQFNLLYEKGLIVKGSHPVKWCPNDNNPVEDHDILHGEEATIVDYTFVKFQHDGVVLPCATLRPETIFGVTNLWINPNIEHVKIKVEKDGKTEFWVVSKEAYRKLTFTDRKVEFVENVPSTSLIGIKVKNPLTSNDVITLPASFVRGENGSGIVMSVPAHAPYDYLALKDLYEKDLSEYGIKEDLRNIKLISLIAAKEFGEYPAVEAVQQLGVMDQKDPKAEEATKMVYRREFHGGILKENTGKYAGIAVSKIKDVLTRDLISQGIGEVFYEFSEPVVCRCGTPCVVNMVEGQWFLNYSNPEWKDKVYRCIEKMEIIPEDYRLEFNNKVDWLKDKACARKKGLGTHLPFDDQWLIESLGDSTIYMTYYITNKFFARGIGPEHLTPQLFDYVLLGKGTVQQTAADTGLDEQLIAQMKKDIDYWYPVDLRSSGKDLVPNHLLFFLFHHVAIFDEEKWPRALAVNGFVSLEGQKMSKSKGPLLTLRTAVDEYGADIARMYILSSAEQTQDADWRNSGVEAAKKQVERFYSFAREIIESGVVCGLCGELKLIDRWMLSRLQQRIRETNNDMMSLRTRSALQNAFFLLLNDIKWYQKRGGSNLLYDMLDTWVRLMTPFIPHVCEEIWQALGHKGNDIVSLAPYPTFDAGLLNSNAELAEELVDNTLEDIEEILKVTKMTPKKVVLYTSATWKTKTFQMALKMQAEGCLNPGNLIKTLMAEPANRAYGKEIPKFVQKIVPDITSMKVERLEMFDGYELDELAILRENQSFFEKEFYCAVEVYGADSPDYDPEKKSRFAVPMRPAIYLE
- the cgi121 gene encoding KEOPS complex subunit Cgi121; protein product: MQVEFLSGCIFIEDLKAFLRTTADISKANSCIIQAINADKIAGEKHLRFAVAKALRAFEQERNAAKDMGIEIMRYASGKRQIEEAFSMGVHQGQNNVVFVVIGEADSVPICLDILKEMVVPSDIIQYLLSKREEIIMQFGITTDEIAVVGEQMIPELVIERVALVDVLK
- the glpX gene encoding class II fructose-bisphosphatase; translated protein: MPHKKKAEGMIKCAGLIECALLPRLLQVTEAAAIAASYQMGRGDKHYADQVSVEAMRRTLNYLDMKGIIKIGEGERDEAPMLYIGEQVGTWEGDLEVDIAVDPLEGTNLAANGTPGAISVMAMAERGGLFHGPDIYMDKIVVGPEVVRYERLHPEDSINLDAPVIDNLEIVAKALNRNIDELVVVILDRSRHEAKIEEIRKTGARVNLITDGDLMPGVATAIRGSGVHVVMGAGGSGEAVLTAAALKILGGKILARLVLPTVANGKSEEAIANEKAEKMPRLEKMGITEKNMNDVLDINKLVPGNDVIFSATGVTPGTLLKGVNLFGEGDARVHSLTMGSSGVVKFTDTIYIHDKEVTPLRFV
- a CDS encoding tRNA (N(6)-L-threonylcarbamoyladenosine(37)-C(2))-methylthiotransferase produces the protein MKVHVSTFGCSANQASAEVMMATIRSLGHELVSEKNADVVVLNTCTVKYSTEQKILHKIWELGEKGREVVVAGCMPEVQLEDIIHNNPAAHILGVNSISRIGDILNSIASPEISSQNTSRQALHVFSHEPQGFINVPRFRFNSNIHICQLSQGCNNACSYCIVRFVRGPLRSFNPDPIVEDIRQGVAEGCREIWLTSQDNAQYGMDLGYQLPQLLERICDIPGDFKVRVGMMNPFSVLPILDELLNAFEHDKIYKLVHLPIQSASNDVLKKMNRFHSIEEANHLISCFRDRFDDLTLFTDIIVGFPGEKDTDFMKTVEWVKEYRPEKVNISRYTPRPHTKALEYRNIDSRIVAQRSNELHSVCEKVKIAVRKSMMGWTGRVFISKEAKVKGLMARTASYKPVVIPESSAIPGSYCEVEIFDATPGYFLGRVNLNQNNF